A genomic segment from Paenibacillus sp. FSL K6-1096 encodes:
- a CDS encoding sugar ABC transporter permease: MLFLSPWLLGLICLTLGPMAASLYFSFTDYSILESSRWIGLDNFRVMLTADPLFIQSLKVTFIFVFVSVPLKLMFALAVALLLNKGIRGLGIYRTVYYIPTLLGGSVAIAMLWRKMLGGDGLLNQLLAMAGIQAPDWVSNPKYSLYSLILLAVWQFGSSMIIFLSGLKQVPPEYYDASSVDGAGKIGQFLHITLPVLSPVIFFNVIMQTITAFQSFTQAFIVSNGSGGPVNSTLMYSLYLYKKGFSFFQMGYASAMAWVLVLLIGIFTLLLFGSSKLWVHYEDGGK, from the coding sequence ATGCTGTTTCTGTCGCCCTGGCTGCTGGGGCTGATATGTCTGACACTGGGGCCGATGGCCGCCTCACTCTATTTTTCTTTTACCGATTACAGCATTCTGGAGAGCTCCCGGTGGATCGGGCTGGACAATTTCAGAGTCATGCTTACCGCCGATCCGTTGTTTATCCAATCGCTCAAGGTGACCTTTATCTTCGTGTTCGTGTCGGTGCCGCTGAAGCTGATGTTTGCCTTGGCGGTCGCGCTGCTGCTCAACAAAGGCATCCGCGGCCTTGGCATTTACCGGACGGTCTATTACATCCCGACGCTGCTTGGCGGAAGTGTGGCTATTGCTATGCTGTGGCGTAAGATGCTGGGCGGCGACGGACTGCTGAACCAGCTGCTGGCCATGGCGGGAATCCAAGCGCCCGATTGGGTGTCCAACCCGAAATACTCTCTGTATTCGTTAATCCTGCTGGCGGTGTGGCAATTCGGTTCATCTATGATTATCTTTCTGTCCGGGCTGAAGCAGGTACCGCCGGAGTATTATGATGCGTCTTCAGTGGATGGTGCAGGTAAAATCGGCCAGTTTCTGCATATTACGCTGCCGGTATTGTCTCCGGTCATCTTTTTCAATGTGATTATGCAGACGATTACAGCCTTCCAGTCATTCACGCAGGCGTTTATTGTCAGCAACGGCAGCGGGGGACCGGTGAACTCCACCCTGATGTATTCTCTATATCTGTATAAAAAAGGGTTCTCCTTCTTTCAGATGGGCTATGCCTCGGCGATGGCCTGGGTGCTGGTGCTGCTGATCGGAATATTTACCCTCCTGCTGTTCGGCAGCAGCAAGCTATGGGTTCACTATGAAGACGGGGGGAAGTAA
- a CDS encoding MFS transporter, with protein MFKQMSLLQNRKQRKLLFSAGLSWMFDAMDVGMISFVVAALAKEWSLGPEKIGYLTSINSVGMAVGAACAGILADRFGRKSVLLWTLLIFSIASGLSAFATGYIILCALRFIAGFGLGGELPVASTLVSESMPAKERGRAVVLLESFWALGWILSALIAFFVIPDYGWRVAFAIGAVPALYALYLRRAIDDSPKFAEIKKAPPVSLQKRVAAVWSAEHRRSTIMLWVLWFTVVFSYYGMFLWLPTVMVLKGFSLVKSFEYVLIMTLAQLPGYFTAAYFIEKYGRKFVLVIYLLLTAASAAWFGNATTEGMLMAAGICLSFFNLGAWGGMYAYTPELYPTSIRSTGAGLATSFGRIGGIIAPTLVGLMVGKAVGISTIFMLFFVTIVIGALAVLFLGKETKGLELE; from the coding sequence ATGTTTAAACAAATGTCGCTGCTGCAGAACCGGAAGCAGAGGAAGCTGCTCTTCAGTGCAGGTCTCAGCTGGATGTTCGACGCGATGGATGTAGGGATGATCTCTTTTGTAGTGGCGGCACTGGCCAAGGAATGGTCGCTCGGGCCGGAGAAGATCGGTTATTTAACCAGTATTAATTCGGTGGGGATGGCTGTGGGCGCGGCTTGCGCCGGTATTCTGGCCGACCGCTTCGGCCGTAAGTCTGTACTCTTATGGACGCTGCTCATCTTCTCCATTGCCAGCGGCCTGTCGGCCTTCGCCACAGGGTATATCATATTATGTGCGCTGCGCTTCATTGCCGGCTTTGGGCTGGGCGGGGAGCTGCCGGTAGCCTCAACGCTGGTGTCGGAGAGTATGCCGGCCAAGGAGCGGGGCAGGGCAGTTGTGCTGCTGGAGAGCTTCTGGGCGCTGGGCTGGATTCTGTCGGCGCTGATCGCTTTTTTCGTAATTCCGGATTACGGCTGGCGGGTGGCCTTTGCCATCGGTGCAGTTCCGGCGCTCTATGCGCTCTATCTGCGCAGGGCGATTGATGACTCGCCGAAGTTCGCGGAGATCAAGAAGGCTCCTCCGGTGTCTCTACAGAAGCGTGTGGCGGCAGTCTGGTCGGCAGAGCACCGCCGTTCCACGATCATGCTGTGGGTGCTGTGGTTCACCGTGGTGTTCTCGTATTATGGCATGTTCCTGTGGCTGCCGACCGTCATGGTGCTGAAGGGCTTCAGTCTGGTCAAAAGCTTCGAGTATGTGCTGATCATGACACTCGCCCAGCTCCCCGGTTACTTCACCGCCGCTTATTTCATCGAGAAATACGGCCGCAAGTTCGTGCTGGTCATCTATCTGCTGCTGACTGCGGCCAGCGCGGCCTGGTTCGGGAATGCCACCACCGAAGGGATGCTGATGGCCGCCGGGATCTGCCTGTCCTTCTTCAATCTGGGCGCCTGGGGCGGCATGTACGCTTATACGCCTGAGCTGTATCCGACCTCCATCCGGTCTACCGGAGCGGGGCTGGCGACTTCATTTGGCCGGATCGGGGGCATTATCGCTCCAACCCTGGTCGGACTGATGGTCGGCAAAGCGGTCGGAATCAGCACGATCTTCATGCTATTCTTCGTGACGATTGTGATCGGCGCGCTCGCGGTGCTGTTCCTGGGCAAGGAAACGAAGGGGCTGGAGCTGGAGTAG
- a CDS encoding hemolysin family protein encodes MGIGLSLTLVAILIILTAFFVATEFAVVRLRGSQVSQMVLDGKKNALAVQRVAANLDGYLSACQLGITITALGIGALAEPAFEQLIIPLFDLFGIAHSVSEPIAFGVAFIIATFLHVVVGELAPKTAAINIPEKIGQFTAPLIIWFYRILYPLIWFMNGSANLLVRMFGMKPASEHGDAHSEDEIRLILSESYESGKINKAEYGYVNRIFTFDEMLAKEIMVPRTDMVCLFTDHSLQENIAIIRKEQYTRFPVADGSKDNIVGMINTKQLYLQYDNNPDFDFKSLIQPLLTVSEVTPVKTLLTRMQKEGVHIALLLDEYGGTSGLITIEDILEEIVGEIRDEFDEDERKNVEKLSENHYLFDGNVSLLEVKEVTGLDLHDEEVTTIGGWLYSHLEEPAVGKSMLYEHTTLTVREMNRHRIRRVEIKIDLPALEDTAVHSE; translated from the coding sequence ATGGGTATAGGACTTAGTTTGACGCTCGTGGCAATTTTGATTATTTTAACGGCATTTTTTGTAGCGACGGAGTTTGCAGTAGTGAGATTGCGGGGCAGCCAGGTCAGCCAGATGGTGCTGGACGGCAAGAAGAATGCACTGGCGGTACAGCGGGTAGCCGCTAACCTGGACGGATATCTGTCCGCCTGCCAGCTCGGTATCACCATTACTGCACTCGGGATCGGGGCCTTGGCTGAGCCTGCCTTTGAGCAGCTCATCATCCCGCTGTTTGATCTCTTTGGTATTGCGCACAGCGTCAGCGAACCCATAGCATTCGGAGTGGCCTTCATCATTGCCACCTTCCTGCATGTCGTGGTGGGTGAGCTTGCACCGAAGACCGCCGCTATTAATATTCCGGAGAAAATTGGTCAATTTACCGCACCGCTGATTATTTGGTTCTACAGAATATTGTACCCTTTGATTTGGTTCATGAATGGTTCCGCCAACCTGCTCGTCCGTATGTTCGGCATGAAGCCTGCCAGTGAACACGGCGACGCCCACAGCGAAGACGAGATCCGCCTGATCCTGTCCGAGAGCTATGAGAGCGGCAAAATCAACAAAGCGGAGTATGGTTATGTTAACCGTATTTTCACCTTTGATGAGATGCTGGCCAAGGAAATTATGGTGCCCCGCACCGATATGGTCTGCCTGTTCACCGATCATTCGCTGCAGGAGAATATCGCAATCATCCGCAAGGAGCAGTATACGCGATTCCCTGTTGCAGACGGCAGCAAAGATAATATCGTTGGTATGATCAACACCAAGCAGCTCTACCTGCAATATGACAACAACCCGGATTTCGATTTCAAAAGCCTGATCCAGCCTCTGCTGACTGTATCGGAGGTCACACCGGTGAAGACTCTGCTGACCCGTATGCAGAAGGAAGGCGTGCATATCGCCCTGCTGCTCGATGAATACGGCGGCACCTCCGGCCTGATTACAATTGAGGACATTCTGGAAGAGATCGTCGGCGAGATCCGTGACGAATTCGACGAGGATGAACGCAAGAATGTAGAGAAGCTGAGCGAGAACCATTACCTGTTCGACGGCAATGTGTCTCTGCTGGAGGTCAAAGAGGTCACAGGCCTGGATCTCCACGATGAGGAAGTCACCACCATCGGCGGATGGCTCTACAGTCACTTGGAAGAACCGGCTGTCGGCAAAAGCATGCTCTACGAGCATACCACGCTCACAGTGCGTGAGATGAACCGCCACCGCATCCGCCGGGTCGAGATCAAGATTGATCTTCCGGCCTTAGAGGATACTGCAGTTCACAGCGAGTAA
- a CDS encoding carbohydrate ABC transporter permease — protein MDTGSSSRSTLLLKHVIICLIAFVMLYPVLWMVGSSFKPANMIFSEIWFWPRQWNFHNYVTGWFGFQGSSFARFLLNSALVSLGAVLGNVITCSMAAYAFARLHFRFKAVFFALMLMTIMLPQHVTLIPRYILFNHLGWVNTFAPLIVPKWMATDGFFIFLTVQFIRGLPKELDEAATIDGCGPVQIFSRIIVPLALPALITTMIFTFMWTWDDFFSQLIFLSDISKYTVPLGLRLFLDSSSQSDWGPMFAMSVLSLVPCFILFITLQKYFVEGIATSGLKG, from the coding sequence ATGGATACTGGAAGTTCATCCAGAAGTACCCTTTTGCTTAAGCATGTCATCATCTGTCTGATCGCCTTCGTCATGCTGTACCCGGTGCTGTGGATGGTTGGCAGCTCGTTCAAGCCGGCAAATATGATTTTCTCGGAAATCTGGTTCTGGCCGCGGCAGTGGAATTTCCATAATTATGTAACCGGCTGGTTCGGGTTCCAGGGCAGCTCCTTCGCCCGTTTCCTGCTGAACTCCGCTCTGGTCTCTCTGGGGGCGGTGCTCGGCAACGTCATTACCTGTTCGATGGCGGCTTATGCGTTCGCGCGGCTTCATTTCCGGTTCAAGGCGGTCTTCTTCGCGCTGATGCTGATGACCATTATGCTGCCGCAGCATGTGACCCTGATTCCCCGGTACATCCTGTTTAATCATCTCGGCTGGGTGAACACCTTTGCGCCGCTGATTGTGCCGAAGTGGATGGCGACGGATGGTTTCTTCATCTTCCTGACCGTCCAGTTCATCCGCGGTTTGCCGAAGGAGCTGGACGAAGCGGCAACGATCGACGGCTGCGGGCCGGTGCAAATATTCAGCCGGATTATTGTTCCTCTGGCGCTGCCTGCGCTGATCACGACGATGATTTTTACCTTCATGTGGACGTGGGATGATTTCTTCAGCCAGCTGATCTTCCTTAGCGATATCAGTAAATATACCGTGCCGCTTGGGCTGCGCCTGTTCCTTGATTCCAGCTCCCAGTCGGATTGGGGACCGATGTTTGCCATGTCGGTATTGTCGCTGGTGCCGTGCTTTATTCTCTTTATCACTTTGCAGAAGTATTTTGTCGAGGGAATTGCGACATCCGGCTTGAAGGGATAG
- a CDS encoding DUF1836 domain-containing protein, translating to MEAFTLSRIEMSGLLLSLSPHSEQRPLHILQEAWTKFHRDEVREGTSLPAFLSTDIPPILQKLIKGGAVKGLSLGEIASLGSLIEYSTLSVTAMQNWVKRDFKEYLGSPREGKKYSINQAAMLFIIDDLKAALDFESIRQLFRVLFLVPERDDDDLVEPAQLYHGYAELFEEIKTRAPMAAQAAAKPPSGNPKEFQWKSDSGIRAAMERMMKRLSHLTRPQRDAVQNMLLIAAISVQTCYFQAMARQYFNAVLFLDF from the coding sequence ATGGAAGCTTTTACACTAAGCCGGATAGAAATGTCTGGACTATTACTGTCTCTAAGCCCACACTCGGAGCAGAGGCCGCTCCATATTCTGCAGGAGGCCTGGACCAAGTTCCACCGGGACGAGGTGCGGGAGGGGACGAGCCTGCCGGCGTTTCTGTCAACCGACATTCCCCCGATTCTGCAGAAGCTGATCAAAGGCGGCGCCGTCAAAGGCCTGTCGCTAGGCGAGATTGCCTCCCTCGGCAGTCTGATTGAGTATTCCACATTATCTGTGACGGCTATGCAGAATTGGGTCAAACGGGATTTCAAGGAGTATCTCGGCTCGCCGCGCGAAGGCAAAAAGTACTCCATTAATCAGGCAGCGATGCTGTTTATTATTGACGATCTCAAGGCTGCCCTCGATTTCGAGAGCATCCGCCAGCTTTTCCGCGTGCTGTTCCTGGTGCCTGAGCGGGATGACGATGATCTGGTTGAGCCTGCACAGCTGTACCACGGTTATGCCGAGCTGTTCGAGGAGATCAAGACCCGGGCCCCGATGGCGGCCCAGGCAGCGGCAAAGCCCCCGTCCGGGAATCCGAAGGAGTTCCAGTGGAAATCGGACAGCGGGATCAGAGCGGCGATGGAACGCATGATGAAGCGGCTTAGCCACCTGACCAGGCCGCAGCGGGATGCGGTGCAGAATATGCTGCTGATCGCGGCGATCTCGGTGCAGACGTGTTATTTTCAGGCGATGGCCCGGCAATATTTCAATGCGGTGTTATTCCTTGATTTTTGA
- a CDS encoding sugar ABC transporter substrate-binding protein, whose translation MRIKGRRGVTLLLSAALLMTTAACSSSGTNAGEGAKAASGTANETPAIELRMTWWGSQTRHDLTAKMIKRFEEKNPGITIKPEYSGWDGYFDKLSTQVAGSNAPDIIQMDYAFLSDYAKRGTLLDLTPYTQDGTLRTEDHDQSMISAGSIDGKLYAITLGVNAPGVIYNASVLQELGIAEPQESWTWMDFADMANTIADKKGGGYYGTPDISGTTNIFEVFVRQHGTGLFEGDKLGVTSEILHEWFKYWQGLRDSGGATTAEMTAAMTNALETRPLSVGQSALDFTWSNQLMTYQNVLKDQSQKLKMQVIPHLEGEQAIGEYLKPGQFISGNAKTKYPKEVAKLIDFMVNDPEGTAILGAERGVPVNSAVREQLKPSLTAEEKLVFDFIDVVSKHSSDIDPPYPQGFSEIDKNFKSASEQIAFGQGSIEQISGQFISGSNAILDKAK comes from the coding sequence ATGAGAATCAAGGGAAGACGAGGGGTTACGCTGCTGCTAAGTGCAGCATTGCTGATGACGACGGCTGCATGCTCATCCAGTGGAACGAATGCGGGGGAGGGGGCCAAGGCTGCCTCCGGGACAGCAAATGAGACGCCTGCAATCGAGCTGCGCATGACCTGGTGGGGATCACAGACCCGCCATGATCTGACCGCCAAGATGATTAAACGTTTTGAGGAGAAGAACCCGGGGATTACGATTAAGCCGGAATATTCCGGCTGGGACGGCTACTTCGATAAGCTGTCCACCCAGGTGGCAGGCTCCAATGCGCCGGATATTATTCAGATGGATTATGCGTTCCTGTCCGATTACGCCAAACGCGGCACATTGCTTGACCTTACGCCCTATACCCAGGATGGAACGCTGCGTACTGAGGACCATGACCAAAGCATGATCTCGGCCGGCAGCATTGACGGCAAATTATATGCCATAACCCTTGGAGTGAATGCGCCCGGCGTTATCTATAATGCTTCCGTATTGCAGGAGCTGGGGATTGCTGAGCCGCAGGAGTCCTGGACCTGGATGGACTTCGCAGACATGGCCAATACCATCGCCGATAAAAAAGGCGGCGGCTACTACGGGACACCGGATATCTCGGGAACCACCAACATCTTCGAGGTATTCGTGCGCCAGCACGGAACCGGATTATTCGAAGGGGATAAGCTCGGTGTCACGAGCGAGATTCTCCATGAATGGTTCAAGTACTGGCAGGGGCTGCGCGACAGCGGAGGCGCTACAACCGCAGAGATGACGGCGGCCATGACGAATGCCCTGGAGACGCGGCCGCTCTCCGTCGGCCAGTCCGCACTTGACTTCACCTGGTCCAACCAGCTGATGACCTACCAGAATGTCCTGAAGGATCAGAGCCAGAAGCTGAAAATGCAGGTCATTCCCCATCTGGAGGGGGAGCAGGCCATCGGCGAATATCTGAAGCCCGGCCAGTTCATCTCCGGCAATGCCAAGACCAAATATCCCAAGGAGGTAGCGAAGCTGATCGATTTCATGGTCAATGATCCGGAAGGCACCGCAATCCTGGGTGCTGAACGGGGCGTGCCGGTCAATTCCGCCGTCCGGGAGCAGCTGAAGCCGTCGCTGACCGCCGAGGAGAAGTTGGTGTTTGATTTTATCGATGTAGTCTCCAAGCATTCCAGCGATATCGACCCGCCGTACCCGCAGGGCTTCTCAGAGATCGATAAGAACTTCAAGAGCGCGAGCGAACAGATCGCTTTCGGCCAGGGCAGTATCGAGCAGATCAGCGGGCAGTTCATCTCAGGCTCTAATGCCATACTGGACAAAGCCAAATAA